The genomic window TGTCGTCGTCACCCTCGTCGAGGTAGACGTCGTGAACGACGATGTTGACCTCGGTGACCTCGAGGCCCGTCATGCGCTCGACGGCGGTGATGACGTTACGACGGATGCCCGACGCCAAATCGGCGATGGAGACGCCGTACTCGGCGACGATGTCGATGTCGACCGCTGCCTGGCGCTCGCCGACCTCGACGGAGACGCCCTGCGACTGGTTGACGCGGGCACCCGGAATGCGTTCACGGAGAGCGCCGATCGCGCGGGAGGTACCGCCGCCGACGTCGTGCACTCCGTTGACCTCACGGGTTGCGATGCCTGCGATCTTCGATACGACGGTGTCGGCGATCGTGGTGCGGCCGGTGGTGCTGACGAGAGCGGACTCGGTCTTGGGGGTGACCGTAGCCTTGGCGTCTGCAGCGTCCGACTTGTCCAGCGTCTGGGTGCTCATGCTGTGTGCGTCCCTTCCAGTTCGATTGTGTCGGGAGTAGGTCGTACCCAGTTTCGGAAAGCGCACGCCTGTCGACTGTGATCTAGGCCATAGACGCGCGGGCGTGTAGAACAGTGTTGTGACCGACGAGGAGGTGTGGTGACCGACGAGGACCCCCGGACTGATCACGTACTCGTCAGCAACGCGGTCCTCGGTGACACCGATGCGTTCGAGCAGATAGTTGCGCGGTACGGGCCGGAGATGTTCCGCTACGCACGCAACATGTTGTCCGACCACGGTGCCGCGGAGGAAGTGGTGCAGGATGCGTTCGTCGCAGCGTGGAAGGGCCTCGACAACTTCCGAGGCGACTCGAAGCTGCGAACCTGGTTGTTCTCGCTGGTGTCGCACAAAGTTGTCGACCACCGGCGGAAGCGAGCCATCGCGCCTGCCGAGGACTGGGTGTTCGAGCGAAGAAGCACGGACGCTCACCTCGATCCTGAGACGCGGGCTACCGGTGACGACTTCATGCAGGATCTCGCCCGCGCGCTCTCGGAACTGCCTTACCGCCAACGCGCATGCTGGTTGCTGCGGGAAGTGGAAGGGATGACGCATCCGGAAATCGGACAGATCATGACATTGTCGGCAGGCGCAGTTCGCGGACAATTGCAGCGAGCGCGAGTGACTCTGAGCGAAAGGTTGGCGGAATGGCAGTGATGCGACGATGACGCCGGACCCCGACTCGATCCTCGACAGGGCCGCACGCGAACTCCGCGAGCAGCCCGAAGAGCCTCGATGGTTGGACATCAGTAGCAACATCCTGTCCAAGGTCCGGTCGACTACCAGGCGGACCTGGCCGGTGGACGCGCGCTATCCGGTTGCACGTGACGGGCGTGACGCGGACACCCTGCGGGTCAGCGATCACGTGGCGCGCCGGGCGGTTCTGGGTGCGTTGACTGGCGTCCACGGATGCCAACCGATCGACATTTCGCTGTACCTCGACGAGCACGTGTGCACTGGTCTGTCCATCTCGGTCGTCGGTGTGTACGGCAGCGATCTGCAGGTTGTGGGAAACGACCTGGCGGGCATAGCAATCGGAGTTCTCGGCGAAGTGCTGGGGATTTCTCTGACCCGCGACGACGTGGACGTGAGAGTCGACGACATCGAGGTCTGACGGGTGCTCGGCGGCGCCACTTCTAGGGTGACCGAATGACTCATTCGGTCACTTTCTGGGGTGAGCGCGCGGGTTTCAGCC from Rhodococcus sp. P1Y includes these protein-coding regions:
- a CDS encoding RNA polymerase sigma factor; protein product: MTDEDPRTDHVLVSNAVLGDTDAFEQIVARYGPEMFRYARNMLSDHGAAEEVVQDAFVAAWKGLDNFRGDSKLRTWLFSLVSHKVVDHRRKRAIAPAEDWVFERRSTDAHLDPETRATGDDFMQDLARALSELPYRQRACWLLREVEGMTHPEIGQIMTLSAGAVRGQLQRARVTLSERLAEWQ
- a CDS encoding Asp23/Gls24 family envelope stress response protein, which gives rise to MSTQTLDKSDAADAKATVTPKTESALVSTTGRTTIADTVVSKIAGIATREVNGVHDVGGGTSRAIGALRERIPGARVNQSQGVSVEVGERQAAVDIDIVAEYGVSIADLASGIRRNVITAVERMTGLEVTEVNIVVHDVYLDEGDDDSQEVTGTRVQ